The Chryseobacterium indologenes genomic sequence ATGGCCAGAAAAGAATATGAAAGACCAAAGAATGTTGTTGACGAAAAGCTTTACCGTACTGATAATCTTCCTTCAGACAGTACAAGTATTGCCAATATCTCCTGGAAAGAAATTTTCACAGATCCGATCCTTCAGGGACATATCTCCAAAGCTTTGGAGAATAACCTGGATATCAGGATTGCGCTGGAGAGTATTAATTCTGCGGAAGCATATCTGAAACAGAGTAAGGCAGCGTATCAGCCGACACTTTCTATTGGCCCCAACTATACTTTCCAGACCCAGTCTATCAATACCCAGTTTGGGCAGATCATTGGGGAAAGACGGTACGTAAACCAGTTTGACATTACAGCCAGTCTGGGTTGGGAAGCGGATATCTGGGGTAAGCTAAGGGCACAGGAAAAAGCCCAGCTCGCAACATATCTTGGAACTGTTGCTGCGCACAAAGCGGTTAAAAGCAGTCTGGTTTCTTCCATTGCTTCTGCGTATTATCAGTTACTGACTTTCGATGCGCAGAAAAGAATTATTTCAGAAACAATTGCCGTTCGTGAAAAAAACTTAGAAACCACTAAAGCGTTAAAAGTCTCGGGAACAGTGACGGAAGTAGCCGTACAACAAAGTGAAGCACTTGTGTTCAATGCAAAATCTTTACTGATCGACATTGATACACAGATTCAGTTGCTTGAAAATACGATGAGCCTTTTAATGGGCGTACCGTCTCAGACTATTGCAAGATCTACCTTAGAAGGTCAGAATATTCCGATTGATTTAAAATTAGGATATCCTGCTCAATTACTGGCCAACCGTCCTGATGTCATGAGAGCAGAATTTAACCTGATGAATGCTTTTGAACTGACTAACGCGGCGAAAGCTCAGTTTTATCCTACTTTAAAGCTGACGGGAACGGGAGGGGTACAATCTGTGGATATTGATCACCTTTTCAGTGTGAATTCATTATTTGCCAATGTTGTAGCCGGATTGGCCCAACCGATTTTAAATAAGAGACAAATCAAGACCAACTATGATGTGAGTCTTGCCAATCAGGAAACGGCTTATTTAAATTTCAGGAAAACAGTTCTTACTGCAGGGAAAGAGGTTTCTGATGCCATCAGAGTATTTTCGGTGCAGGATTCATTTATTGAATTAAAAGAAAAGGAACTTGGCGCTTATAAAAAGTCCGTAGACTATTCTCAGGAATTGGTTAATTACGGAATGGCTAATTACCTTGAAGTGCTCAATGCAAGTGTGAATTCACTGAATGCAGAACTTAATATTTCTAATGCAAGATACAGCAAAATGAAAGCTGCCGTTGAGCTTTATCAGGCTCTTGGAGGAGGCTGGAAATAGTTGTTGCTCGGGAACAAAATAACAAACGTGTGTCAGTAATGGCGCACGTTTCTTTTTTACAGGACAGCGAATTATAATAGTTTCAGATATAGTATTGATTTTAAAATAATGAAAGCAGGCTAAGAATCGGCTATGGTTGCTAATATTTCCATTATCTTTTTTTCTTTATCTGAAAGGGTTTTCAAAATATCCGATGCCTCTTGAACGTACTGAATATCTTTCGTTTCACTTGCTTTCTCAAATAAACTGGCTACAGAAGTCCAGAGATTTGCAATTTCCGAAAATCCTTCATATCCTGTTTGTAATTGTTCAATCTTGAGTAGCTCATAGCTTTCTCGAAGGAAATCACGATATAAATTTCTGAACAAAGCTCCTCCTGTCCCTGCTTTCTCCATCATCATCGCTGACAGTCTGAACTCTTCCTGAACATTTTTACTTGTCTTAAACCATTTGATAATTTCATGACTTGTTTTCAAAATGCCTTTATATGAAATATTTGTAATAGGCGGGTTCAGGTATTCTGTGGCGTTATTTTTAATTGCGGTTGTTATTGCTTTTTTTAAATCGAAATTTTCATCCGTTTTGTATAACGTATAGTACAGATTTTTAGAAGCCATAGGTCCCTTTTCAGCACGGGCCAACGCAAGACTTTCTAAAGAGGTTTGTACCGTTCCGCCTTGTTGTCTGGTATCCACAAGGAAAGCATTTTGTGAATCGTAGCCATAGATGGCAGCATAATGTCCTGCAAAATGGAAGGGATTTGTAAAATATTCAAGGTGATAACAGTCCATTTTTAAGCCGACAGCCTGTCCCTGGTCGAGGATTTCTTTTACGGCAAGCCAGGCTTTTTGAGGAGAAGAAGTTTCTTTAACAGTTAAGGTTAGGTGTAAATTTCCGGCTATATTTTGGGTCAGCAAGTCGGTCTTTATTCTTCCTCCAATAAACGGAAAATCCATTGTTTTCATATTCCAGTAGATGAAGCCGAGTCCTTCACCCAACCCAAACAACATGGGCTCTGAAAGTTCAATTCCTATCTGTTGTAGCAAAGTACCCGTTGCTGTGGTTTCACAGTGCTGTCCGTCAAAGGGTTTTACATTTTCAATAATCATTGGTGGTTGTCAGGTTATTTCTGTGATGAAAATTACATAAATATCCGATTTAAATAGCATTAAATTAAAATATTAAAAATTAATTTGTATATATGTATTTAACTACGTAGTTTTATACCTTAAATAAAAAATCTATGAAACTGAAAATTCAGCCTATTGGTAATGAATACTCAGAACAGGCGATTGATCTGATTCTGACGATTCAGCAGAAGGAATTTAATATTCCGCTTACGATCCACGACCAACCTGATTTATTAGAGATTGAAGATTTCTACCAGAAAGCAGGAGGTAATTTCTGGGGTGCTTTTATTGATGGAGAACTGGTAGGTTCCATTGCTCTGGTAAAATTTGATGAAA encodes the following:
- a CDS encoding efflux transporter outer membrane subunit, with amino-acid sequence MKSLLNIIKGITFSVFILGAISSCMARKEYERPKNVVDEKLYRTDNLPSDSTSIANISWKEIFTDPILQGHISKALENNLDIRIALESINSAEAYLKQSKAAYQPTLSIGPNYTFQTQSINTQFGQIIGERRYVNQFDITASLGWEADIWGKLRAQEKAQLATYLGTVAAHKAVKSSLVSSIASAYYQLLTFDAQKRIISETIAVREKNLETTKALKVSGTVTEVAVQQSEALVFNAKSLLIDIDTQIQLLENTMSLLMGVPSQTIARSTLEGQNIPIDLKLGYPAQLLANRPDVMRAEFNLMNAFELTNAAKAQFYPTLKLTGTGGVQSVDIDHLFSVNSLFANVVAGLAQPILNKRQIKTNYDVSLANQETAYLNFRKTVLTAGKEVSDAIRVFSVQDSFIELKEKELGAYKKSVDYSQELVNYGMANYLEVLNASVNSLNAELNISNARYSKMKAAVELYQALGGGWK
- a CDS encoding BtrH N-terminal domain-containing protein, giving the protein MIIENVKPFDGQHCETTATGTLLQQIGIELSEPMLFGLGEGLGFIYWNMKTMDFPFIGGRIKTDLLTQNIAGNLHLTLTVKETSSPQKAWLAVKEILDQGQAVGLKMDCYHLEYFTNPFHFAGHYAAIYGYDSQNAFLVDTRQQGGTVQTSLESLALARAEKGPMASKNLYYTLYKTDENFDLKKAITTAIKNNATEYLNPPITNISYKGILKTSHEIIKWFKTSKNVQEEFRLSAMMMEKAGTGGALFRNLYRDFLRESYELLKIEQLQTGYEGFSEIANLWTSVASLFEKASETKDIQYVQEASDILKTLSDKEKKIMEILATIADS